A stretch of the Symmachiella macrocystis genome encodes the following:
- a CDS encoding DUF11 domain-containing protein: MHRGRVPQDGILGRDALKVIVQIPPALYSESVVVDRERNPMQSSLWKLAVITGVVALCLLVIDHAREDMANSPQDVAENEDTKVEGSSEGDSENDFLGYSQSPAAPHEKTDDAVSHVGHLNDNSEEYPHLAQTGAAVPVVNPFGDDEAVEPRPLGEEGLPLSGQGEPAAETIVEAENTVPELWDDPPEAEVAADTDVVEPLEEIPAFDETEVESSIGIFDAAAAASTEEAATDESATEEFSNEEEIVEIVPEELPATGDDFLVDESTEPLAMPTEAETETAITEIDPFETSSVEEPVVETVPAVETELYDFASEETDPFADDVSLPTAGDEDAPLDEVQLDATELEEPTEELLPLADDFADDNAVEVIEPFEPADLTGLEEVEAAEASPESPELTELPLDDTVEEIVVEEPAMEEPAGDTVLEYTEDPPSFEPEEMSADDFSESLPAVEEPAVITEEPFEARELAAEEVNNETPPLPSFPETDVLEPEAMLTDEIEPVATEATDSDEGPVTVPAAEPGLIPEVEETFTETLEEPAEELAEESTPELIAEPEPELLPTETVPAQEPKVEVSPTDTDAVESQPAADENVVNEEVIGEGTIDADSPRGEQRPQLTIDKQSPPTAVLGKPFIYSILIKNVGQSPAGHVTVEDEIPRGAKLTGTIPQAELVGKKLIWKFGTLQPNQERKISIRVIPIAEGPIGSVATVNFVAEVAAQTVVQKPELKVSINAPKEAPLGKPVVFQFKVTNLGTMVAKKVVLRDILPSHFTHPGGKDLEYEIGDLAGGQTRDVQLTLTAAEIGAGVNQAIVTADGDISIKAEAEVKILDQGISISREGPKSRLLRRATSFTNSIRNKAKSPVNDLVVVEQIPEGMKFLKASQGGNFDPQKKTVTWHIQQIAAEESEDVSVMLLPEAPGTKESVIRVFGESGQIGSTTTETAIRGFALLDIKISQADQPVVIGERVSYRIEIQNRGTEAATGVLVSTLLPEEMEMVNIKGPLEHQQTKQQIDFSPIADLAPNQHISVDLLLEAKAPGDTRLHVQVQSDQMKKPLSRETATVIFGEQN; this comes from the coding sequence GTGCATCGTGGTCGAGTTCCCCAAGACGGGATTCTGGGTCGCGATGCGCTCAAAGTCATCGTTCAAATTCCCCCCGCTCTCTATTCCGAGAGCGTCGTTGTCGACCGGGAAAGGAATCCCATGCAAAGTTCCTTGTGGAAACTCGCCGTTATTACCGGCGTTGTCGCACTCTGTCTATTGGTCATCGATCATGCTCGCGAGGACATGGCCAATTCGCCTCAAGACGTTGCGGAAAATGAGGACACAAAAGTAGAAGGGTCGTCAGAAGGCGATTCTGAAAACGACTTCCTCGGGTATTCTCAATCCCCGGCGGCTCCGCATGAGAAAACCGATGATGCAGTCTCGCATGTCGGGCACCTCAACGATAATTCCGAAGAGTATCCGCATCTTGCCCAAACGGGGGCAGCGGTTCCAGTAGTGAATCCTTTCGGGGATGATGAGGCAGTCGAACCGCGACCACTGGGTGAGGAAGGGCTTCCGTTGTCGGGACAAGGGGAACCCGCCGCCGAGACCATCGTCGAAGCAGAAAATACCGTACCTGAGTTGTGGGACGATCCACCTGAGGCGGAAGTCGCAGCCGATACCGATGTTGTGGAACCGCTTGAAGAAATCCCCGCGTTTGACGAGACCGAAGTGGAGAGCTCCATCGGAATTTTTGATGCGGCCGCTGCGGCATCCACAGAAGAAGCCGCCACTGATGAATCTGCCACCGAGGAATTCTCCAACGAAGAAGAGATTGTAGAAATCGTGCCGGAGGAATTACCGGCCACGGGTGACGATTTTTTAGTGGACGAGTCGACCGAACCTTTGGCTATGCCGACTGAAGCTGAAACCGAGACAGCGATCACCGAAATCGATCCGTTTGAAACCTCTTCAGTTGAGGAACCGGTAGTTGAAACGGTTCCGGCCGTAGAAACAGAGTTGTACGATTTTGCATCCGAAGAAACGGATCCGTTTGCGGACGATGTCAGCCTGCCGACTGCCGGGGACGAGGATGCCCCGCTCGACGAGGTGCAGCTTGATGCAACGGAACTTGAAGAGCCCACAGAAGAATTGCTTCCGTTGGCTGATGATTTTGCGGATGACAACGCTGTCGAGGTGATTGAGCCATTCGAACCAGCGGATTTAACTGGGTTGGAAGAGGTCGAAGCTGCAGAGGCCTCTCCCGAGTCGCCGGAACTCACTGAACTTCCGCTAGACGATACTGTCGAAGAAATTGTTGTCGAAGAGCCCGCAATGGAAGAACCGGCTGGCGATACGGTCCTTGAATACACCGAAGACCCGCCGAGTTTTGAACCGGAGGAGATGTCGGCCGACGATTTCAGCGAGAGTCTTCCAGCCGTGGAAGAACCTGCCGTCATCACCGAAGAACCGTTTGAGGCACGCGAATTGGCCGCGGAAGAGGTTAACAACGAAACGCCGCCGCTGCCGAGTTTTCCTGAGACGGACGTCCTTGAACCTGAGGCAATGCTCACCGACGAAATCGAGCCAGTCGCTACGGAAGCGACCGACAGCGACGAAGGACCTGTGACCGTTCCCGCTGCTGAGCCGGGCCTGATCCCTGAAGTTGAAGAAACTTTCACTGAAACTTTGGAAGAACCGGCCGAAGAACTCGCTGAAGAATCGACGCCGGAATTGATCGCTGAACCGGAACCGGAATTGTTACCCACAGAAACAGTGCCGGCGCAAGAACCGAAAGTGGAGGTTTCACCAACCGATACCGATGCCGTCGAATCACAGCCCGCGGCCGATGAGAATGTCGTGAACGAGGAAGTGATCGGCGAAGGGACCATTGACGCGGATTCACCACGAGGCGAGCAACGGCCGCAACTGACCATCGACAAACAGTCGCCCCCCACAGCCGTGTTGGGCAAGCCGTTTATCTATTCGATTCTGATTAAAAACGTGGGGCAAAGTCCCGCGGGGCACGTGACTGTGGAAGATGAAATCCCCCGCGGCGCCAAATTGACCGGCACAATTCCCCAAGCCGAGTTGGTTGGTAAAAAGCTGATCTGGAAGTTTGGGACGCTGCAGCCGAATCAGGAACGCAAGATTTCGATCCGAGTGATTCCGATTGCCGAAGGGCCGATTGGCAGCGTCGCAACCGTTAATTTCGTGGCGGAAGTCGCCGCTCAGACCGTGGTACAAAAACCGGAATTGAAGGTCTCCATTAATGCGCCCAAAGAAGCGCCGCTGGGGAAACCGGTCGTGTTTCAATTCAAAGTCACCAACTTGGGGACGATGGTTGCCAAAAAGGTCGTACTGCGGGACATTTTGCCGAGCCACTTCACGCATCCCGGCGGGAAAGATTTGGAATACGAAATCGGCGATCTGGCAGGTGGGCAAACACGCGACGTACAATTGACGCTCACCGCCGCCGAAATTGGTGCGGGTGTCAATCAAGCCATCGTCACAGCCGATGGGGATATCTCCATCAAAGCTGAGGCGGAAGTGAAAATCCTGGACCAAGGGATTTCAATCAGTCGCGAGGGACCGAAAAGCCGCTTGCTGCGTCGCGCGACTTCGTTCACCAACTCAATCCGCAATAAAGCCAAATCGCCCGTCAACGATCTTGTGGTTGTTGAACAAATTCCCGAAGGCATGAAGTTCCTCAAAGCCTCACAAGGGGGCAATTTTGATCCTCAGAAGAAAACCGTGACCTGGCATATCCAACAGATTGCCGCAGAGGAATCCGAAGATGTCAGCGTCATGCTGCTGCCCGAAGCACCGGGAACCAAAGAAAGCGTGATTCGCGTCTTCGGCGAGTCGGGACAAATTGGATCAACAACCACTGAGACGGCGATCCGTGGATTCGCCCTGTTGGACATCAAAATCTCCCAGGCCGATCAACCAGTGGTGATTGGAGAGCGTGTTTCCTACCGCATCGAAATCCAAAATCGCGGCACCGAAGCGGCAACAGGCGTGCTAGTCTCGACGTTGTTGCCCGAGGAAATGGAGATGGTCAACATCAAAGGACCGTTGGAGCACCAGCAAACCAAGCAACAAATCGACTTCAGCCCGATTGCCGATTTGGCTCCCAACCAGCATATCTCTGTTGATCTATTGCTTGAGGCAAAAGCCCCCGGCGATACGCGTCTGCATGTGCAAGTGCAAAGCGACCAAATGAAAAAGCCACTGAGTCGCGAAACCGCCACCGTGATCTTCGGTGAGCAAAACTAG
- a CDS encoding FAD-dependent oxidoreductase, which produces MKIGTGIVGLLFAATLLIGANAPVEAPMEKYDVVVYGGTSGGVVAAVQAARMGKSVLLIEPGRHLGGLTAGGLGATDIGNKTAIGGLSREFYRKLGTHYAQPESWNWQKRESFRSRRKGNETEMWTFEPHVAEQTFHDWLAEYKIPVLFEERLDLQKGVHKTDAHIDTIVMESGLRVAADVFIDATYEGDLLAVAGVSYHVGRESNATYGETLNGVQTRNAVHHQFVKPVDPYVKPGDPSSGLLPGIRDDGPGQEGAGDRGVQTYCFRMCTTDIPENRVPWTKPDGYDPLDYELLLRNFEAGDHRVPWHPTPMPNRKTDVNNNFAISTDYIGANYDYPDGDYQQRAEIIQAHLDYQQGLMWTLANNPRVPAEIRQEFQTWGLAKDEFKETDHWPHQLYIREARRMISDYVMSEKNCIGTRTIDDAVGLAAYTMDSHNIQRYVRDGKVINEGDVQVGGFSPYPISYRSIRPREAECDNLLAPVALSASHIAYGSIRMEPVFMVLGQSAATAACQAIDQEVSVQKIDYDALKEKLLADGQVLAWTGPRRKPPIDASTLPGIVVDDLDAEVTGVWNPSRSVSEFVGTAYRHDQDQRNGKMLAVFRPMIPRSGTYEVRIAYTPNSNRASNVPVVVKSAGGEKSLTLNQRKPPSNGAFHSLGRFEFAAGESGSVTISNQGTNGYVVIDAVQLIPVKKQTNQKNE; this is translated from the coding sequence ATGAAGATTGGTACTGGGATCGTTGGATTGCTGTTCGCTGCGACATTGCTCATCGGGGCAAACGCTCCGGTGGAGGCGCCGATGGAGAAGTACGATGTTGTCGTCTACGGCGGGACATCGGGGGGTGTGGTTGCTGCGGTGCAGGCGGCGCGGATGGGCAAGTCGGTGTTGCTCATTGAACCGGGTCGGCATTTGGGCGGATTGACCGCCGGCGGACTGGGAGCGACCGACATCGGCAATAAGACGGCCATTGGCGGATTGTCACGAGAATTCTATCGCAAACTGGGGACGCATTACGCACAGCCGGAGTCCTGGAATTGGCAAAAGCGGGAATCGTTTCGCAGTCGTCGCAAGGGAAACGAAACCGAAATGTGGACGTTTGAGCCGCACGTCGCGGAGCAAACATTTCATGATTGGCTGGCGGAATACAAAATTCCCGTGCTCTTCGAAGAGCGGCTGGATTTGCAAAAGGGTGTGCATAAAACCGACGCACACATTGACACCATCGTGATGGAAAGCGGACTGCGCGTTGCCGCTGACGTATTCATCGATGCGACTTATGAGGGAGACCTGTTGGCCGTAGCCGGCGTCTCCTATCACGTGGGACGCGAAAGCAATGCGACCTACGGCGAGACACTCAATGGCGTGCAGACTCGCAATGCGGTCCATCATCAATTCGTCAAACCGGTCGATCCCTACGTCAAACCGGGAGACCCCAGCAGTGGCTTGTTGCCGGGAATTCGCGATGATGGTCCCGGCCAGGAAGGGGCGGGGGATCGTGGCGTGCAGACGTATTGCTTCCGGATGTGCACCACGGATATTCCGGAAAACCGCGTGCCATGGACCAAGCCGGACGGGTACGATCCGTTGGATTATGAGTTGTTGTTGCGCAATTTCGAAGCGGGCGATCATCGCGTCCCTTGGCATCCGACGCCGATGCCAAATCGCAAGACCGATGTGAACAACAACTTCGCAATTTCGACCGACTACATCGGCGCCAATTACGACTATCCCGATGGAGACTACCAGCAGCGGGCGGAGATCATTCAGGCGCATCTTGACTATCAACAAGGCCTGATGTGGACGCTGGCCAACAACCCTCGCGTACCCGCAGAAATTCGCCAGGAATTTCAAACATGGGGATTGGCCAAGGATGAATTCAAGGAGACCGATCACTGGCCACATCAACTTTACATCCGTGAAGCCCGCCGCATGATTTCTGATTATGTGATGAGCGAAAAAAATTGCATCGGTACGCGCACCATCGACGATGCGGTCGGGTTGGCCGCCTATACCATGGATTCACACAACATTCAGCGCTATGTGCGTGACGGCAAGGTGATCAATGAAGGGGACGTGCAAGTCGGCGGATTTTCACCCTATCCGATTTCCTATCGTTCGATTCGACCCCGGGAAGCCGAGTGCGACAACCTATTGGCCCCGGTCGCGCTCTCCGCTTCGCACATCGCCTATGGATCGATTCGCATGGAACCGGTGTTCATGGTTTTGGGGCAGTCGGCGGCAACGGCGGCTTGTCAGGCGATCGATCAAGAGGTGAGTGTGCAGAAAATCGATTACGACGCGCTGAAAGAAAAACTGTTGGCCGATGGACAGGTTCTCGCCTGGACCGGTCCGCGACGTAAACCGCCGATTGATGCCAGTACGCTACCGGGAATCGTCGTCGACGACTTAGATGCTGAGGTGACAGGCGTTTGGAATCCGAGCAGATCGGTCAGCGAATTTGTGGGAACCGCTTATCGGCATGACCAGGATCAACGGAACGGCAAAATGTTGGCAGTGTTTCGCCCGATGATTCCCCGCAGCGGAACGTATGAAGTCCGCATTGCCTATACACCCAATTCCAACCGCGCCAGCAACGTCCCTGTTGTCGTCAAAAGTGCCGGCGGGGAAAAATCACTGACGTTGAATCAGAGAAAGCCGCCCAGCAACGGCGCATTTCATTCGCTCGGCCGTTTCGAGTTCGCAGCCGGGGAATCGGGAAGCGTGACCATCTCAAATCAGGGAACCAACGGATATGTTGTGATCGATGCCGTGCAATTGATCCCCGTGAAGAAGCAGACGAATCAAAAAAATGAGTGA
- a CDS encoding FAD-dependent oxidoreductase, translated as MKLCGWFVGLLLVATTLSAAEAPLAQYDVVVYGGTSGGVIAAVQAARMGKSVALIEPGAHLGGMTSGGLSAVDIGDPRSIGGVTREYFTRLVARYGKELNWDQPFKRHSGPATGGAYSIEPHVAERVFDDMAREAGVTVLRNLRLKEVRKNGARIDELIFEDGSAIGGKVFLDTTYEGDLMAAAGVEYTLQREGNAKYGEKLNGIYYSPGYEPRLNHKVPGANGRVAGGQGAWDRDFPLDPYLIPGDPSSGLLPLVQAGEPGVQGDPAPGIQAYCFRLCLTTAADRLPIEPPHEYDAKHYELVARFIKACLANGDDMDLRWFSKHDPLPHDKWDFNTATFGGNLPGANWGWPEASYDERVVIAKQIENYHRGLLHFLANDPRVPKKVRNDMRRFGLPPDEFTDNGGWPHQIYIREGRRMVSNFVMTEHHTFGRKIAPKSIGLGSYGTDTHEIRRIVKDGVVTREGKTATGRGGFGPYQIGYAAIIPKAAECNNLLVTFALSASHTAFSSIRMEPVLMVTSQSAATAACIAIDDDVTVGQVDYTKLKKQLLADGQILTWPLPKTKK; from the coding sequence ATGAAACTCTGCGGTTGGTTTGTCGGTTTGTTGCTGGTGGCTACAACGCTCTCAGCTGCGGAAGCCCCGCTGGCTCAATACGATGTTGTCGTTTATGGCGGGACATCGGGGGGCGTGATCGCGGCGGTGCAGGCGGCGCGGATGGGGAAGTCTGTCGCCTTGATCGAACCGGGCGCACATCTCGGCGGCATGACCTCCGGCGGTCTGAGCGCCGTGGACATCGGAGATCCACGGAGTATCGGCGGCGTGACCCGTGAGTATTTTACCCGGCTGGTTGCCCGTTATGGAAAAGAACTCAACTGGGATCAACCGTTTAAGAGACATTCAGGCCCCGCCACCGGAGGAGCCTATTCGATTGAGCCGCACGTCGCCGAACGCGTTTTCGATGACATGGCGCGAGAAGCCGGGGTGACGGTGCTGCGCAACTTGCGGCTCAAAGAGGTACGCAAAAATGGCGCACGGATTGACGAACTAATCTTTGAGGATGGCAGCGCGATCGGTGGGAAGGTCTTCTTAGATACGACCTATGAAGGCGACTTGATGGCCGCCGCCGGTGTGGAGTATACGCTGCAGCGGGAAGGGAACGCCAAGTACGGCGAAAAACTCAATGGCATCTACTATAGCCCCGGGTACGAACCGCGCTTGAACCATAAAGTGCCCGGTGCCAATGGACGTGTTGCGGGCGGGCAAGGGGCGTGGGATCGCGATTTCCCGCTCGATCCCTACCTCATTCCCGGCGATCCGTCGAGCGGGCTGCTCCCGTTGGTGCAAGCTGGTGAACCGGGCGTGCAGGGAGATCCGGCGCCCGGCATCCAGGCATATTGTTTTCGGCTCTGTCTGACGACCGCCGCCGACCGCTTGCCAATCGAACCACCGCATGAATACGACGCAAAACATTATGAGTTAGTGGCGCGGTTCATCAAAGCTTGTTTGGCCAATGGCGACGACATGGACCTCCGCTGGTTTAGCAAGCACGATCCACTTCCCCATGACAAATGGGATTTCAATACGGCCACGTTTGGCGGCAACCTGCCCGGCGCGAATTGGGGTTGGCCTGAAGCCAGCTACGATGAGCGGGTGGTGATCGCCAAGCAGATCGAAAACTATCACCGCGGGCTACTGCATTTTCTGGCAAACGATCCCCGCGTACCAAAGAAAGTCCGGAACGACATGCGGCGATTCGGTTTGCCGCCGGACGAATTTACGGACAACGGCGGTTGGCCGCACCAGATCTACATTCGCGAAGGCCGTCGCATGGTCAGTAATTTTGTGATGACCGAGCATCACACCTTCGGACGAAAGATTGCCCCAAAATCGATCGGACTAGGATCGTATGGGACCGATACGCACGAAATTCGCCGGATCGTCAAAGATGGCGTCGTGACGCGCGAAGGCAAGACCGCCACCGGCCGTGGTGGTTTTGGGCCGTACCAAATCGGCTATGCTGCGATCATCCCCAAAGCAGCGGAATGCAATAACCTGTTGGTCACCTTCGCACTCTCCGCCAGCCACACCGCTTTCAGCAGTATCCGCATGGAACCGGTATTGATGGTCACCAGCCAATCCGCAGCCACCGCCGCCTGCATCGCCATCGACGACGATGTAACCGTTGGGCAAGTCGACTATACAAAATTAAAAAAACAACTACTCGCCGATGGCCAAATACTAACATGGCCTCTGCCGAAAACAAAAAAATAG
- a CDS encoding trypsin-like peptidase domain-containing protein produces MKRSTCIIASIGCLLSGIIVGASFNGWTPSNSLQAKSPIYLTADETYAKLSQTDSPILQGSERIAEVSRLTMPSVVHIQCVRHVSGRTVEETGSGVIIRNDTTKARGTFVVTNLHVIRGTPRNEIHIRLFDGRELQPLQVWSDERSDIAVMKIEADNLQAARWGNSEVLDIGHMVLALGSPFGLSQSVTFGIVSAKSRRSLNLGKQSRILNQNFLQTDAAINPGNSGGPLVNLRGEIVGINTAIASSSGGNEGIGFSIPSSLVRRVVTHLLEYGQVRRAYIGVRLNEDFDIDVARNLKLDRVRGAHVLIVYPNTPASDANLQREDVILSVDNVDVHDLNHLINLISLKEIGTSVNLVVFREGKRMRAELKVIDLDRSQRSAEMSTPLIPGKEAPKVDLGLSLQPLDDSLADQLGLGTGTAGLLVLNVDADGPLAAADLQLYDVIEEVSRKSVDSVDAFQTALQTSTAKPLLLKVRRQTNGKSTSHLVLMNP; encoded by the coding sequence ATGAAACGATCCACCTGTATCATCGCGAGCATCGGTTGCCTGTTGAGCGGCATCATTGTGGGTGCCTCCTTCAACGGTTGGACACCATCGAATTCGCTGCAGGCCAAATCGCCGATTTATCTGACGGCGGATGAGACCTACGCAAAACTGAGCCAAACCGACAGCCCGATCCTGCAAGGCAGTGAACGGATCGCCGAGGTCTCCAGATTGACAATGCCCAGCGTGGTGCACATTCAATGTGTGCGGCACGTCAGCGGGCGGACGGTCGAGGAAACCGGATCGGGTGTCATAATCCGTAATGACACGACCAAAGCGCGTGGGACATTTGTGGTCACCAACCTGCACGTAATTCGTGGAACGCCTCGCAACGAAATTCACATCCGTCTGTTCGACGGCCGCGAATTGCAGCCTTTGCAAGTCTGGAGCGATGAGCGGTCTGACATTGCCGTGATGAAAATCGAAGCCGACAACCTGCAAGCCGCGCGTTGGGGGAATAGCGAGGTCTTGGATATCGGGCATATGGTCTTAGCCTTGGGAAGCCCGTTTGGACTCAGCCAGTCGGTGACGTTCGGCATCGTCAGCGCGAAGTCGCGACGGTCCTTGAATCTTGGCAAACAATCCCGCATTTTGAATCAAAACTTTTTGCAAACCGACGCTGCCATCAATCCCGGAAATAGCGGTGGCCCGTTGGTGAATCTCCGCGGCGAAATCGTGGGGATCAATACGGCGATTGCTTCCAGCAGTGGCGGGAACGAGGGGATCGGCTTTAGCATTCCCAGCAGCTTAGTCCGCCGCGTGGTGACGCATCTGTTGGAGTATGGACAAGTCCGTCGCGCCTACATCGGTGTCCGGTTGAACGAGGATTTCGATATCGACGTCGCCCGCAATCTGAAATTGGACCGTGTCCGCGGCGCGCACGTGTTGATCGTCTATCCCAACACACCCGCCTCCGACGCTAATTTGCAACGCGAGGATGTGATCCTTAGCGTGGATAACGTCGACGTGCATGACCTGAATCACTTGATCAATTTGATCAGCCTCAAGGAAATTGGCACCTCAGTGAACCTTGTCGTTTTTCGCGAGGGCAAACGGATGCGTGCGGAGTTGAAGGTGATCGACTTGGACCGCTCACAACGTAGTGCCGAAATGTCGACTCCCTTGATCCCCGGCAAAGAAGCCCCCAAAGTTGACCTCGGATTGTCGCTGCAACCGTTGGACGATTCGTTGGCCGACCAACTGGGCCTCGGCACGGGGACGGCTGGATTGCTAGTACTCAACGTCGATGCCGATGGCCCGTTGGCCGCCGCTGACCTGCAGTTGTATGACGTCATCGAAGAAGTATCCCGAAAGTCAGTCGATTCGGTGGATGCCTTTCAGACGGCACTGCAAACAAGCACGGCAAAACCACTTTTGCTAAAAGTCCGCCGCCAAACCAACGGAAAATCCACCAGCCACCTGGTGTTGATGAATCCGTAG
- a CDS encoding TraR/DksA family transcriptional regulator encodes MTRKDALLRLHESLMQKRDDLREKLAEDLSSLGPSTSPGDICDEASEGSKKEIDSQLAALESRELTQIETAIKLIRLGRYGMCEDCETKIPVARLKALPYTPLCIECQRKRELVGNDYDDFDADWESAFEFEGANKDRDLTISDLDLK; translated from the coding sequence ATGACTCGCAAAGACGCACTACTGAGATTGCACGAAAGTTTGATGCAGAAACGGGATGACCTCCGCGAAAAGTTGGCCGAGGATCTCAGTTCGCTTGGGCCCTCAACGTCGCCGGGCGACATCTGTGACGAAGCTTCGGAGGGATCGAAAAAAGAAATCGATTCCCAACTGGCTGCGTTGGAGAGTCGCGAATTGACGCAAATCGAAACCGCGATCAAGCTCATTCGCTTGGGACGCTATGGGATGTGTGAGGATTGCGAAACGAAGATTCCTGTCGCACGCCTCAAAGCATTGCCTTACACGCCATTGTGTATTGAGTGTCAACGCAAACGCGAATTGGTCGGGAACGATTACGACGATTTCGACGCCGATTGGGAATCCGCGTTCGAATTCGAAGGTGCAAACAAAGATCGTGACCTGACGATTAGCGATTTGGATTTGAAGTGA
- a CDS encoding neutral/alkaline non-lysosomal ceramidase N-terminal domain-containing protein, with the protein MCRSLMLALLVLGTTTCSAEAAEWNVGVSKIVITPESPTWLSGYGSRDKPAQGKVHDLYAKALAFESGDGTRLVLVTCDLGSMHWGIVRPVAAAIEKQHKLPQANLIINVSHTHCAPEIAAERPVFYSLSDESEAAIVDYIEQQLVPKLTTLVGQALDDLSPAKILVSQSTASFGKSRRFPTDDGFVNRQNDDGVTDDDVPVMQVVAPDGKLRAVMFGYACHNTTLDFYKYCGDYAGFAQYDVEAAHPEAIALFLMGCGGDQNPYPRHGPQALEYCRQHGRELADAVERAIQAEPIEVHGPLQVAHETVQLALEPLPPRAQLEREANSGNAYKQRKAKYLLNELDTHGKVMTEQPCPLTVARFGDQLLFVAISGETVVDYSRTSKLEFAGPMVWVAGYCTDVFAYLPSQRVLLEGGYEGRTGIVHQLTPTPFAPSVENTVMGGIRRLVKQVSR; encoded by the coding sequence ATGTGTCGTTCATTGATGTTGGCATTGTTGGTACTTGGCACGACAACTTGCTCTGCCGAGGCGGCTGAGTGGAACGTGGGCGTTTCCAAAATCGTGATTACTCCCGAATCGCCGACATGGTTGTCGGGCTATGGTAGTCGCGATAAACCGGCCCAAGGAAAAGTGCACGATTTGTACGCCAAGGCGTTGGCCTTTGAATCGGGCGACGGGACGCGGTTGGTGTTGGTGACGTGCGACTTGGGTTCTATGCATTGGGGAATCGTGCGCCCGGTGGCTGCGGCGATCGAAAAACAACATAAACTTCCGCAAGCCAATCTGATCATCAATGTGTCGCATACACACTGCGCACCGGAAATCGCCGCCGAGCGTCCCGTGTTTTATAGCCTCTCCGATGAGTCCGAAGCGGCGATTGTGGATTACATCGAACAGCAATTGGTTCCCAAGTTGACAACGCTTGTGGGCCAGGCGCTCGACGACCTCAGTCCGGCGAAAATTTTGGTCAGTCAATCGACCGCAAGCTTTGGCAAATCCCGGCGATTTCCGACCGACGATGGCTTCGTCAACCGCCAGAATGACGACGGGGTGACCGACGATGATGTGCCGGTCATGCAAGTCGTTGCGCCCGATGGCAAGTTGCGGGCCGTGATGTTCGGTTATGCTTGCCACAATACGACGCTCGATTTTTATAAGTATTGCGGCGACTATGCGGGGTTTGCTCAGTACGATGTCGAAGCCGCGCATCCCGAGGCGATTGCATTGTTCTTGATGGGGTGCGGCGGAGATCAAAATCCCTATCCCCGTCATGGTCCTCAAGCGCTGGAGTATTGTCGACAACACGGACGGGAACTCGCCGATGCTGTGGAACGCGCCATTCAAGCCGAACCGATCGAAGTGCACGGCCCCTTGCAAGTGGCGCATGAAACGGTGCAGTTGGCATTAGAGCCGTTGCCGCCGCGAGCGCAACTCGAACGTGAAGCGAACTCCGGAAATGCCTATAAGCAGCGCAAGGCAAAATACCTGCTCAACGAACTCGATACCCACGGGAAGGTGATGACCGAACAGCCCTGTCCATTGACCGTGGCGCGGTTTGGCGATCAATTGCTATTCGTTGCCATCAGCGGCGAAACGGTTGTGGACTACTCCCGCACTTCGAAGTTGGAATTCGCCGGGCCGATGGTCTGGGTCGCCGGATATTGCACCGATGTGTTCGCGTATTTACCTTCGCAGCGTGTGCTGCTCGAAGGAGGCTATGAAGGGCGGACAGGGATTGTGCATCAACTTACGCCCACTCCCTTTGCGCCGTCGGTAGAAAACACCGTCATGGGGGGCATCCGTCGGCTGGTAAAACAGGTTTCTCGCTAA